One genomic region from Rosa rugosa chromosome 1, drRosRugo1.1, whole genome shotgun sequence encodes:
- the LOC133712887 gene encoding inactive protein kinase SELMODRAFT_444075-like gives MKEKRKSVVAGKVVVVAVKALKEISNTALVWALTHVVQPGDYIKLLAVAPSHTSSNRVWDFARFTSDCTRSHHWSLTGTISDQKDEIVNSCSQMVLQLRDVYDPEKIKIRIKILSGSPSGVVAAEAKKAQSNWVILDKQLKYEKKHCMEQLQCNVVIMKRSGPKVLRLNLVNSPNKESEVACPSLYKSESPPKHLKSKFAQWNISGGPPVTPTSSFDRESPLTATDIGSSSISSSDMGTESFLHSGILRRLKQEFPYTSEGNENLNESDNEANNEKTSAYFTRSYCQPWMADYHSDGEFSRYGAGGSQRPYDRSLISAYGSLLDKLANLNREPDVGVLNYRLDLNLSRSVRESISLRRNLPSIPPPLCSVCQHKAPVFGNPPRWFTYAELELATCGFSQANFLAEGGFGSVHRGVLPHGQVVAVKQYKLASSQGDHEFCSEVEVLSCAQHRNVVMLIGFCVEDGKRLLVYEYICNGSLDSHLYGKDQRSLKWFARQRIAVGAARGLRYLHEECRVGCIVHRDMRPNNILLTHDFEPLVGDFGLARWQPDGDIGIQTRVIGTFGYLAPEYAQSGEITEKTDVYSFGVVLVELVTGRKAMDINKPKGQQCLTEWARPLLEKNAIDEMIDPRLRNCYSKQEVSNMLRCASLCIRRDPHSRPRMSQVLRILEGDDIPMNSKSFLDEGGFDRTVL, from the exons GTAATAGGGTATGGGACTTTGCACGATTCACCAGCGATTGCACCAGAAGTCACCATTGGTCTCTCACAGGAACCATTTCAGATCAGAAGGATGAGATAGTGAACTCATGCTCTCAGATGGTGCTACAGCTCCGAGATGTTTATGATCCAGAGAAG ATAAAGATCAGGATAAAAATCCTCTCTGGCTCACCATCTGGTGTTGTGGCTGCAGAAGCGAAGAAAGCTCAATCAAACTGGGTTATATTGGACAA ACAATTGAAATATGAAAAGAAACACTGCATGGAACAGCTGCAGTGCAATGTTGTGATTATGAAACGATCTGGGCCTAAGGTTCTCCGCTTGAATTTGGTTAACTCTCCAAACAAGGAATCTGAAGTGGCTTGCCCTTCATTGTATAAATCAGAATCTCCTCCTAAACACCTGAAGAGCAAATTTGCACAGTGGAATATAAGTGGAGGGCCACCTGTGACTCCTACTAGTAGTTTTGACCGTGAGTCACCACTGACTGCAACTGATATCGGATCATCATCCATATCAAGCTCAGATATGGGGACTGAATCATTTTTACATTCTGGAATTCTCAGGAGATTGAAGCAAGAGTTTCCATATACCAGTGAAGGTAATGAGAATTTAAATGAATCTGACAATGAGGCAAATAATGAAAAGACGAGTGCTTATTTCACGCGTTCATATTGCCAGCCCTGGATGGCAGATTATCATTCTGATGGTGAATTTTCAAGATATGGGGCTGGAGGTTCACAGAGACCTTATGATAGATCTCTGATTTCAGCATATGGAAGCTTGCTAGATAAGTTAGCTAATTTGAATCGAGAGCCTGATGTTGGAGTCCTGAACTATAGGCTTGATTTGAACTTGAGTAGAAGTGTACGTGAATCAATTTCCCTCCGTAGAAATTTACCTTCTATACCTCCTCCGTTGTGCTCTGTATGTCAGCACAAGGCACCTGTCTTTGGCAATCCTCCTAGGTGGTTCACATATGCTGAGTTAGAACTTGCTACATGTGGTTTTTCTCAAGCAAATTTCTTGGCTGAAGGTGGGTTTGGCTCCGTACACAGAGGTGTCTTACCACATGGTCAGGTTGTTGCTGTTAAGCAATATAAATTGGCCAGTTCTCAAGGAGATCATGAATTCTGCTCAGAAGTTGAAGTCTTAAGCTGTGCACAGCATCGCAATGTTGTGATGCTAATTGGATTCTGTGTGGAGGATGGAAAGAGGTTGCTAGTATATGAATATATCTGCAATGGTTCTTTGGATTCTCATCTATATG GGAAAGACCAACGTTCATTGAAATGGTTTGCACGACAAAGAATTGCAGTTGGAGCAGCTAGAGGATTGAGATACCTTCATGAAGAGTGTAGAGTAGGTTGCATTGTACACCGTGATATGCGACCTAACAATATCCTTCTGACCCATGATTTTGAACCATTG GTTGGAGATTTTGGACTAGCAAGGTGGCAACCAGACGGAGATATTGGCATACAAACAAGAGTAATTGGAACATTTGG TTACTTGGCTCCAGAATATGCTCAAAGTGGAGAAATTACAGAGAAAACTGATGTATATTCCTTTGGGGTAGTACTGGTGGAGCTTGTTACGGGACGGAAAGCTATGGACATAAACAAGCCCAAAGGCCAGCAGTGCCTCACTGAATGG GCACGACCCTTGCTAGAAAAGAACGCCATTGACGAAATGATAGACCCTCGGTTAAGAAACTGCTATTCAAAGCAAGAAGTTAGTAACATGCTGCGATGCGCTTCCTTGTGCATCAGGCGAGACCCTCATTCCAGGCCTCGAATGTCTCAG GTGCTTCGGATTCTGGAAGGTGACGACATTCCCATGAATTCCAAATCATTCTTAGATGAAGGGGGTTTTGACAGGACAGTTTTGTAG
- the LOC133727062 gene encoding probable acyl-[acyl-carrier-protein]--UDP-N-acetylglucosamine O-acyltransferase, mitochondrial, protein MCALFKLSTERLFTALNNQSSLSLRRRCFCSTVSDGFIHPSAIVHPNAVLGQGVSIGPFCTVGSSVKLGNGCRLHPGSHIFGNTEVGERCVLMTGAIVGDDLPGRTVLGCNNVIGYHAVVGVKCQDMKYKSGDECFLDVGDNNEIREHASIHRSSKSSDTTVIGNNNLIMGSCHIAHDCKVGNNVIFANNTLLAGHVVVEDYAHTAGAVVVHQFCHVGSFAFIGGGSVIAQDVPKCMMAAGERAQLRGLNLEGLRRHGFTVAEIRSLRTAYQKIFMPADANSSGFEARLAEVELHDKLAHIPAVCSMVQSIRDSFKEKRRGLCKFRHWNSS, encoded by the exons ATGTGTGCACTATTCAAACTTAGCACCGAGCGCTTATTCACTGCCCTGAACAACCAGAGCTCTCTATCTCTGCGACGACGCTGCTTCTGCAGCACAGTTTCCGATGGCTTCATTCACCCCTCTGCGATCGTTCACCCCAATGCCGTTCTCGGCCAG GGTGTTTCAATTGGGCCCTTTTGTACTGTTGGGTCGTCGGTGAAGCTCGGAAATGGCTGCCGGTTACATCCCGGAAGCCATATTTTTGGGAATACTGAAGTTGGGGAGCGTTGTGTTTTGATGAC TGGTGCCATTGTTGGTGATGATCTTCCGGGGCGTACTGTGCTGGGTTGCAATAATGTTATTGGATATCATGCTGTGGTTGGTGTTAAATGCCAGGACATGAAATACAAG TCAGGGGATGAATGCTTTCTTGATGTTGGGGACAACAATGAGATCAGAGAGCATGCTTCAATCCATCGATCTTCGAAGTCAAGTGATACTACA GTTATTGGGAATAACAATCTTATCATGGGTTCTTGCCATATTGCCCATGATTGCAAGGTTGGGAACAACGTTATTTTTGCGAATAATACCCTTCTGGCAGGCCATGTTGTGGTGGAA GATTATGCTCACACTGCAGGGGCTGTTGTTGTTCATCAATTCTGTCATGTTGGTTCTTTCGCTTTCATTGGCGGTGGCTCTGTG ATTGCACAGGATGTTCCAAAGTGCATGATGGCTGCAGGAGAAAGAGCTCAGCTCCGTGGTTTGAATCTTGAGGGTCTACGGCGTCATGGATTCACAGTGGCAGAG ATCAGAAGCCTTAGAACAGCTTACCAAAAGATATTCATGCCTGCTGATGCAAATTCCAGTGGTTTTGAAGCACGTCTTGCTGAAGTG GAGCTCCATGATAAATTGGCTCATATACCTGCTGTGTGCTCCATGGTGCAGTCTATCCGTGActctttcaaagaaaaaagaCGTGGACTATGCAAATTCAGACATTGGAATAGCTCTTAA